The following proteins are co-located in the Malassezia restricta chromosome II, complete sequence genome:
- a CDS encoding SNF2 family helicase ATPase, producing MAYAAESDEPVKEEGFHAQTPIDLTLDDSDDVQLQVVTPSTKRPRSVSPEDDDSWAMYTPRPKVENTMEWICLGMVQQDVLCMYGAPPELHWDRMDLLPPVDPAWTHLGFWGQPGYRPVSIHESASSSGSSRANELCVSTLCAPRDGRGHPTIINEYGKLSARASKSLHPLLQFHAIQCVSRAPLISSRRAPNFTHQIETLIFTRAGNKVKVEQALFQAGLVLETPSTYQASDYPNAPILDIPDTHAPSLTLDQPVVMPQATAHVVEESTQSHIDAIYAALGDTDSLEETEAGPLVSTPLFPHQKQALSFLLERERERHFEELLEEGAPQHISLWTVYRRKGAQIEQYRNIVTGTVRRKRPTICRGAILADDMGLGKTLTIISLIAYTHENACIFQQSALDQGDDDDEPLIIGDSRNRRTAEQARKEELRCKSRATLLVCPLTVVYNWLSQIRQHWRSDQQPDVYVYHGPGRTSHPQVLADHDIVITTYSTLGNEFSNQTVWTAAAGRTDDDVQANGPRLEAPNPCQRIEWYRVVLDEAHIVKEARTWQSKAVCNLSSACRICLTGTPIQNRISDLYALLVFLRLDPFTDRAIWNRFCGDRDHIRLNSQSTGVRIDPSSLERLQAIMKFLTLRRMKSDTKPDGQPLLALPPKTTRIVTLHFDEAERAKYQRLHSEFREEFMGYVDQGTVGLHYATILHEILILRMMCDHADLVKGSIEARRLDVEETEDLARAVKWFEALLVNAMASCALCGHEFEQGDADALRRPVVTKCQHIMCSVCFGQRAGQVLCPVCAQALHVGTDTIQPHTDVVETMFDTPDDTCTGPFVPEEPSTWPASWSTKLRALISDLIPFSRCNAASQLYDPKAPVLDHVVENGTVSVGVSKHSAPIKSVVFSQWTRMLSKVQHALIHAGIGFRQLDGSMSREARESAMAEFHDDPRVEVFLVSLRAGGFGLNLIAGCRAYLLDPYWNPAVEQQGLDRIHRMGQQRAIIMTKYIMHQSIEEKLLVLQQRKLELANQVGRRRDRQEATRTEDLQLLFS from the coding sequence ATGGCGTATGCCGCCGAGTCCGACGAGCCGGTCAAGGAAGAAGGATTTCATGCACAAACGCCCATAGATCTCACTTTGGACGACAGTGATgacgtgcagctgcaggtGGTGACGCCTTCTACCAAGCGGCCGCGGTCTGTGTCGCCGGAGGACGACGACTCCTGGGCCATGTacacgccgcggcccaAGGTGGAAAATACGATGGAATGGATCTGTCTTGGGATGGTCCAACAAGATGTGCTGTGCATGTACGGTGCCCCACCCGAGCTGCATTGGGACCGTATGGACTTGTTGCCCCCGGTCGACCCCGCATGGACTCACCTGGGGTTCTGGGGCCAGCCAGGGTACAGACCCGTGTCGATCCACGAGagtgcgtcgtcgtcaggaTCATCGCGTGCGAACGAACTATGCGTATCCACTCTATGCGCTCCACGGGATGGGCGAGGCCATCCAACTATCATCAACGAGTATGGAAAGCTGTCTGCAAGAGCCAGCAAGTCACTGCATCCTCTTTTACAGTTCCATGCCATTCAATGCGTATCTCGTGCACCCCTCATTTCttcgcgacgagcgcccAACTTTACACACCAGATTGAGACGCTCATATTCACGCGCGCTGGCAATAAGGTCAAGGTTGAACAGGCTCTCTTTCAAGCGGGTCTCGTGTTGGAGACACCCAGCACGTACCAGGCCTCGGACTACCCAAATGCACCCATTTTGGACATTCCTGATACCCATGCCCCTTCATTGACATTGGACCAACCCGTGGTGATGCCTCAGGCCACGGCCCATGTTGTAGAAGAGTCGACACAGTCGCACATTGACGCCATTTATGCTGCCTTGGGCGACACAGACTCACTGGAAGAAACCGAGGCAGGGCCACTTGTATCCACACCGCTTTTTCCACACCAAAAGCAGGCTCTGTCATTTCTGCTAGAGCGGGAACGCGAGCGCCATTTTGAAGAGCTACTCGAGGAAGGGGCACCGCAGCATATTTCTCTCTGGACTGTATACCGACGCAAAGGTGCACAGATCGAGCAGTATCGAAACATCGTCACAGGCACTGTGCGTCGAAAGCGCCCCACCATCTGCCGCGGCGCGATTCTGGCCGATGACATGGGTCTCGGCAAGACTCTTACCATCATTTCGCTCATCGCATATACCCACGAGAACGCATGCATCTTCCAGCAAAGCGCCCTTGATCAAGgcgacgatgatgatgagCCCTTGATCATCGGCGATTCACGCAATCGACGAACGGCCGAGCAAGCACGTAAGGAAGAATTGCGATGCAAGAGCCGCGCGACACTTTTGGTGTGTCCGCTGACTGTGGTGTACAACTGGCTATCGCAAATCCGACAGCACTGGCGCTCGGATCAGCAGCCGGATGTGTACGTATACCATGGACCGGGACGCACGTCGCACCCACAGGTGCTGGCTGATCATGACATTGTCATCACGACCTATTCGACGCTAGGCAACGAATTTTCGAACCAGACCGTGTGGACCGCGGCCGCCGGACGCACAGACGATGATGTACAAGCCAATGGACCGCGCTTAGAGGCGCCGAATCCGTGCCAGCGTATTGAGTGGTATCGagtcgtgctggatgaggcACATATCGTCAAGGAGGCGCGGACGTGGCAATCCAAAGCCGTATGCAATTTGTCGTCGGCATGCCGCATTTGCCTGACCGGCACACCCATCCAGAACCGCATCAGTGATCTGTATGCTCTCCTTGTATTCTTGCGGCTGGACCCGTTCACGGATCGAGCCATTTGGAATCGCTTTTGCGGCGATCGGGACCATATCCGCCTGAATTCTCAGTCTACGGGTGTTCGCATCGACCCGTCctcgctcgagcgcctgcaggCTATCATGAAGTTTCtgacgctgcgccgcatgaaATCAGATACCAAGCCGGACGGACAgccgcttcttgcgctccCCCCCAAAACCACGCGCATTGTTACGCTCCACTTTGATGAGGCGGAGCGAGCCAAGTATCAACGACTCCACTCGGAATTTCGCGAGGAATTCATGGGATACGTTGATCAGGGCACAGTCGGTCTGCATTACGCCACGATCCTGCACGAGATCCTGATTCTGCGCATGATGTGCGATCACGCTGATCTTGTGAAAGGCAGTATCGAGGCTCGGAGGCTGGACGTCGAAGAAACAGAGGACCTGGCGCGTGCGGTCAAGTGGTTTGAGGCGCTCCTGGTCAATGCCATGGCGTCATGTGCATTATGTGGACACGAGTTTGAACAGggcgacgccgacgcgctgcgtcggccTGTTGTGACCAAGTGCCAGCATATTATGTGTTCTGTCTGTTTTGGCCAGCGCGCCGGTCAGGTGCTTTGCCCCGTGTGCGCCCAAGCCTTGCATGTCGGCACAGATACCATCCAGCCACACACAGACGTGGTTGAGACCATGTTCGATACCCCCGATGATACCTGCACGGGGCCCTTCGTGCCGGAGGAGCCCAGCACATGGCCTGCCTCATGGAGCACCAAGCTCCGTGCGCTCATCAGTGACCTGATTCCCTTCTCGCGATGTAATGCTGCATCGCAGCTCTACGACCCCAAGGCGCCTGTGCTCGACCACGTCGTCGAGAACGGGACAGTCTCCGTCGGCGTGAGCAAACACTCTGCGCCCATTAAATCAGTCGTATTCTCGCAGTGGACGCGTATGTTGTCCAAAGTGCAGCATGCTCTGATACACGCCGGCATTGGCTTTCGACAGCTGGATGGGTCCATGAgccgcgaggcacgcgagtCGGCGATGGCCGAGTTCCACGACGACCCCCGTGTCGAAGTGTTTCTCGTGAGTTTGCGGGCCGGTGGCTTTGGCTTGAATTTGATCGCTGGATGTCGCGCGTATCTTTTAGACCCGTACTGGAATCCGGCCGTCGAGCAGCAGGGCTTGGATCGGATTCACCGCATGGGACAGCAACGAGCTATTATCATGACCAAGTATATCATGCACCAGAGCATCGAAGAAAAGCTTTTGGTCTTGCAGCAACGCAAACTCGAGCTTGCGAACCAGGTGggccgccgtcgcgacCGGCAGGAGGCTACTCGAACCGAGGACCTTCAGCTCTTGTTTTCATAG
- a CDS encoding alkylated DNA repair protein alkB 6: MAHQLDLPDACDGGFTYIQDFVTEDEEAFLLAKIDAAPRWKALAHRRLQMWGGECVGKTLVSKPLPPHVTQFPALITRLEQTGAFVASKHGQPNHCLVNEYLPGQGIMPHTDGPAYFPVVATISLGASTLLDWYRTKPEGGYDPTPAFSILLEPRSLLITRGQAYTRYLHGIDARMHDSPEHVARVINAHVLAHPTRAAYSSVVARRRRVSLTFRDVERVQKGLG; this comes from the coding sequence ATGGCACACCAGCTGGACCTGCCTGATGCATGCGACGGCGGCTTTACTTACATACAGGACTTTGTCACagaggacgaagaggcaTTTCTGCTGGCCAAGATAGATGCTGCCCCGCGTTGGAAGGCATTGGCTCATCGACGACTGCAAATGTGGGGCGGCGAGTGCGTGGGCAAGACGTTGGTCAGCAAGCCCTTGCCACCCCATGTGACGCAATTTCCTGCGCTCATCACACGTCTCGAGCAAACAGGGGCTTTTGTGGCTAGTAAGCATGGCCAGCCGAATCATTGCCTCGTCAACGAGTACCTCCCAGGTCAGGGCATTATGCCTCATACAGATGGACCAGCGTATTTCCCCGTCGTAGCGACGATCAGTCTGGGTGCGTCCACGTTGCTGGATTGGTACCGGACGAAACCGGAGGGTGGCTACGATCCGACGCCAGCCTTCTCGATCTTGCTAGAGCCGCGCAGCTTGCTCATCACGCGCGGGCAGGCGTATACAAGGTATCTCCACGGCATTGACGCTCGGATGCACGACTCGCCCGAACATGTCGCACGCGTCATCAACGCACATGTCCTTGCGCACCCTACGCGCGCAGCATATTCGAGTGTGGTAGCCCGCAGACGCCGCGTAAGTCTTACGTTTCGTGATGTTGAGCGCGTACAAAAGGGACTTGGCTGA
- a CDS encoding mitosis inhibitor protein kinase SWE1 — protein sequence MDNARASSPHVGDTCSDANASMTPNMSATYRNVRPLQTAFVSSGLVSKRRRDLLPELRSSDNLRADAATYQGMESTRSVPSIASLSADASQSARPLREVVEAAMADRSFNVSRRPPAAVMPDTPVKPMMGMSEAVRSARMHRRGCSMGGAFPSKSPLFQTATTPKSPSGPFSGFSSTFASKKAMPSTVLRRSGHIRSASERIPGTRHMFLNEIPVRPPNVDPDDVFEAPSESPLRPVAAQREAPDMLLPERRREPLSPRPSGRPSGVLPVCPISVPNERTSELPVPASPLDHDVTYGGRSSSMDSPNNMFAHPPSQQLTPRDDESSDPDWLEAPGSSSMSSLGWVESTPTIMRKSVTRMNEPGISSPHFKLDFSPDAPFDGPKWYEATHSPMVLQKGKSAVRPRHSQPAHMLTPPNPHDQTAAVTQSAPAGRFRSSLSSQFEDHFVVEGVLGTGEFSEVVKVREKATGLLSAVKRMKRPFHGPKDRVRRLEEVDVMRVLKEQHAAWQDPWFGAEGVVELLDAWEEEGHLYLQTELCSLGSLAFVLAEYGRQVGALDEARLWKILAELSAAVYFIHQCGVLHLDLKPANILITEVGTLKITDFGMATRWPRCTAQEILAGSHLTTHGSTRDSDLSDTSFSPAHMTPEQASLPTAAVHATVQRPRRRPARLQRRPSPILALEREGDREYIAPEVIFESKYGKPADIFSLGLILLEAACSVEIPDNGAPWHKLRCNDFSDVSFDAISATLQSVITSMLSAEPSMRPTASDLVDMPVLERVRQLMRRGLSADELDQLPLHGGKPAPAAPYPVPPVKYYEAPHTGMLDAHRTVVKIRGALIQEDEQAFLAEVLQSADTRDTSSPDTSTSLMTEDSLQQDASCTRVAPVVHTYTPALMSPSAYLHDQVSSGMDIDKTFPVG from the coding sequence ATGGACaacgcacgcgcgtcaTCGCCACATGTGGGTGATACATGCAGTGATGCAAACGCGTCAATGACGCCGAATATGTCGGCTACATACCGAAATGTGCGACCCCTCCAGACCGCGTTCGTGTCCAGTGGGCTCGTCTCCAAGCGGCGGCGTGATCTCCTGCCGGAACTTCGTTCGTCGGATAATCTGcgcgcagacgctgcgaCATATCAGGGAATGGAATCGACGCGCTCGGTCCCGTCGATTGCATCTCTCAGTGCAGATGCATCACAGAGTGCGCGTCCCCTGCGCGAGGTCGTGGAGGCTGCGATGGCAGATCGGTCGTTCAACGTTTCGCGCCGACCCCCCGCAGCGGTGATGCCTGATACACCCGTGAAGCCCATGATGGGGATGTCAGAAGCTGTGAGATcagcgcgcatgcaccgccGTGGCTGTTCGATGGGGGGTGCATTTCCGAGCAAATCGCCGCTCTTTcagacggcgacgacgcccaagtCACCATCCGGCCCATTCAGTGGATTCTCGAGCACGTTTGCCAGCAAAAAAGCCATGCCAAGCACTGTCTTGAGGCGCAGTGGGCACATTCGCTCAGCCAGTGAACGTATTCCCGGCACGCGCCACATGTTTTTGAATGAAATACCCGTGCGGCCGCCCAACGTCGATCCCGACGATGTGTTTGAGGCCCCCAGTGAATCGCCTCTTCGTCCCGTCGCAGCTCAACGTGAGGCGCCAGATATGTTGCTGCCtgagcgccgtcgcgagcCTCTGTCGCCACGCCCGTCAGGCCGGCCGTCGGGTGTCTTGCCGGTGTGTCCCATCAGTGTGCCGAACGAGCGCACATCCGAGCTGCCGGTGCCGGCATCGCCGCTGGATCATGATGTTACGTATGGTGGTCGATCATCCTCCATGGACTCGCCCAACAACATGTTTGCCCATCCCCCCTCCCAACAGTTGACGCCACGGGACGACGAAAGCTCAGATCCCGACTGGCTCGAGGCACCTGGGTCGTCGTCTATGTCGTCGCTGGGATGGGTCGAAAGCACGCCTACTATTATGCGCAAATCTGTGACTCGCATGAATGAGCCGGGTATAAGTTCGCCTCATTTCAAGTTGGACTTTTCTCCCGATGCACCTTTCGACGGACCCAAGTGGTACGAAGCCACACATTCGCCCATGGTACTGCAAAAAGGCAAGTCGGCAGTGCGCCCACGTCACTCTCAACCAGCTCATATGCTCACGCCGCCCAATCCGCACGATCAGACGGCCGCTGTGACACAGAGTGCGCCCGCAGGACGATTCCGTTCGTCGCTTTCAAGTCAGTTTGAAGATCACTTTGtcgtcgagggcgtgcTGGGCACGGGCGAGTTTAGTGAGGTAGTCAAGGTGCGCGAAAAGGCCACAGGTCTCTTGTCGGCGGTGAAGCGCATGAAGCGCCCATTCCACGGCCCAAAAGACCGGGTGCGGCGCCTAGAAGAAGTGGATGTCATGCGTGTGCTAAAagagcagcacgccgctTGGCAAGACCCGTGGTTTGGCGCAGAAGGGGTCgtggagctgctggatgcaTGGGAAGAAGAGGGGCATCTCTACCTCCAGACTGAGCTCTGTTCGTTGGGATCACTCGCGTTTGTCTTGGCAGAATACGGTCGCCAGGTTGGTGCGCTagacgaggcgcgtctgTGGAAGATTCTGGCGGAGCTATCGGCGGCCGTGTACTTTATTCACCAGTGCGGTGTCTTGCACCTGGATCTCAAGCCGGCCAATATTCTGATCACTGAGGTTGGCACGCTGAAAATCACCGACTTTGGCATGGCAACGCGCTGGCCGCGTTGCACTGCGCAGGAAATTCTCGCTGGCTCGCATTTGACGACGCACGGCTCGACGAGGGACAGCGACTTGTCAGACACGTCTTTTTCGCCGGCGCACATGACGCCTGAGCAAGCGTCGCTGCCAACTGCTGCCGTACATGCTACGGTGCAGCGCccgcgtcgacgcccagcgcgtCTGCAGCGGCGACCAAGTCCGATTCTCGCATTGGAGCGCGAGGGCGACCGTGAGTACATTGCACCCGAGGTGATATTTGAGAGCAAGTACGGCAAGCCGGCGGATATTTTCAGTTTGGGTCTGATTCTGTTGGAAGCCGCGTGCAGTGTCGAGATCCCAGACAACGGAGCGCCGTGGCACAAGCTGCGCTGCAACGACTTTTCAGACGTCAGTTTCGATGCGATCAGTGCGACTCTGCAGAGCGTCATAACTTCGATGTTGTCAGCAGAGCCTAGCATGCGGCCCACTGCCTCGGATCTTGTGGATATGCCTGTGCTGGAGAGGGTGCGACAGCTCATGCGCCGTGGTCTGAGTGCCGATGAGCTTGATCAGTTGCCGCTGCACGGAGGCAAACCTgcgccggcagcgccgTACCCCGTGCCGCCGGTCAAGTACTACGAGGCGCCTCATACAGGTATGCTTGACGCACACCGCACCGTGGTAAAAATCCGAGGTGCCCTCATTCAGGAAGACGAGCAGGCTTTCCTCGCAGAGGTGCTGCAAAGCGCCGACACACGCGACACCTCTTCGCCGGATacgtcgacgtcgctcATGACCGAGGACTCGCTCCAGCAGGATGCATCCTGTACGCGAGTGGCCCCTGTTGTTCATACCTATACACCTGCGCTCATGTCCCCGTCTGCCTACCTGCACGATCAAGTATCGTCCGGGATGGACATTGACAAAACCTTTCCGGTAGGCTAA
- a CDS encoding small subunit ribosomal protein S6e yields the protein MSQDVEVDSLGDEWKGYILRIGGGNDKQGFPMKQGVLLPSRVRLLLGEGDSCYRPRRDGQRRRKSVRGCIVGPDIQALHCIVVKQGEQEIPGLTDAESAVPKRLGPKRANHIRKFFNLTKDDDVRQYVIRRTVQPKKEGAKPYTKAPKIQRLITPQRLQRKRDHRRMKKQFISKKEAERAAYEALVAQRLAEKKQRLASHKA from the coding sequence ATGTCTCAGGATGTTGAGGTCGACTCGCTCGGTGATGAATGGAAGGGCTACATCCTTCGCATTGGTGGTGGCAACGACAAGCAGGGTTTCCCCATGAAGCAGGGTGTCCTCCTGCCCTCGCGTGTGCGCTTGCTTCTCGGTGAGGGTGACTCTTGCTACCGTCCTCGCCGCGACGGTCAGCGCCGCCGGAAGAGTGTCCGTGGCTGCATTGTTGGCCCTGATATTCAGGCCCTGCACTGCATTGTGGTCAAGCAGGGTGAACAGGAGATTCCTGGTCTGACGGATGCGGAGAGCGCTGTCCCTAAGCGTCTCGGTCCTAAGCGTGCTAACCACATTCGCAAGTTCTTCAACCTCACAAAGGACGATGACGTGCGTCAGTACGTTATCCGCCGCACGGTGCAGCCTAAGAAGGAGGGTGCTAAGCCCTACACGAAGGCCCCTAAGATTCAGCGTCTCATCACGCCCCAGCGCCTCCAGCGCAAGCGTGACCACCGTCGCATGAAGAAGCAGTTCATCAGCAAGAAGGAGGCTGAGCGTGCTGCTTATGAGGCTCTCGTGGCTCAGCGTCTCGCTgagaagaagcagcgccTTGCCTCTCACAAGGCTTAA
- a CDS encoding small subunit ribosomal protein S13e encodes MGRMHSKGKGISKSALPYSRTPPSWLKTSPEEVVQQIVKLARKGVTPSQIGAQLRDSQGIAQVRYVTGNKILRILRSEGLAPEIPEDLYHLIKRAVSVRKHLERNRKDADSKFRLILIESRIHRLTRYYKTTGAVPPSFKYESSTASTLVA; translated from the exons ATGGGTCGCATGCATTCGAAGGGTAAGGGTATCTCCAAGTCGGCTCTGCCGTACAGCCGCACGCCTCCCTCGTGGCTGAAGACATCGCCCGAGGAGGTCGTCCAGCAGATTGTCAAGCTGGCCCGTAAGGGTGTGACGCCTTCGCAGATTGGCGCTCAGCTTCGTGACAGCCAGGGTATTGCCCAGGTCCGCTACGTCACTGGTAACAAGATTCTCCGTATCCTCAGGAGCGAGGGTCTCGCCCCTGAGATCCCTGAGGACCTCTACCACCTCATT AAGCGTGCCGTCTCCGTGCGCAAGCACCTTGAGCGCAACCGCAAGGACGCCGACAGCAAGTTCCGTCTCATTCTTATCGAGTCGCGTATTCACCGTCTCACGCGCTACTACAAGACCACGGGTGCCGTTCCCCCTTCGTTCAAGTACGAGtcgtcgacggcctcgACCCTTGTGGCTTAA
- a CDS encoding lipase: MENPPLSPFPKAHGMAACHVQLQRALQQDAADFDTSDVEPLELPGASDHDTNHDTPPSKPSIVTPSTLLGPKITKPSHIDMPPPPFAPVSALTVSALLSRSGQVHPISTHMRRSEDDLRLLRRRMPKQNTIEEEERNDDMEPTHADALMSMMPSLLRDFWSQEPSSRNKKGYRAGRYHTGSALEAIGALFLRQDSAGRLDQLSLNESRHRVSSWRWRLPLWIRHMEIGPLILLLENIRRRVGSWIISKELPPSPERPRSFHGTDDLPETPLLMPGGFIPEDSDVLMLPPPLLDNHGRDAWSFEGLLGVRRMREQLERQQRVDKMLKYHRPAHRVDAFTAFMNFVRSAKASESRHYARHALVGPSQVQRRTPHGLWKQPLVLSQAKAHVMDDQMLPSPKSTKRSSLEFLDLATSSRKRLKPKSVLTEQVALMPSSQDKTQEATTLGVMWIVLSYVFVSVAFVPDFVVFFLAHSLDLLMDAFEFLSYIFWFVRWVWRNVTGQTILGRIIIEAYVLFKREWEYVIREDHEESADRMQRFLGIPLFCRPRGLSTFQVLRGFIELACVQAVTREQYQREGAGLICLGVRQEVASNSDVDNDDLVVTSQGNDILELSRTLGAETQPCERTLWEEEDKAALVHNIKWASQLAISAYGLRVLIVDLPPVFTPSGKQLPRQTFAHLSRLKTDDVLHADIQTLDMEATYMPTFYVVRDMRRKVVCVAVRGTQSFADIVVDLDMKTEDITASLAEWRGIPIDEGTERYAYHAGIWRAAKSLVAPGSTLFNKLQETLTEHEDFGLVFVGHSLGGAIASAAAILLSEYHMDAPDIDPRKGMWRTTSQGGFPGGRPIRAITFAHPSTLSHTLNRRTSYGVVPLVISVILGSDIIPRFGHGQLRELRRVLGALTRVRRRRGLVPTTISSHLDHMSEDQELSVHIVRRFWDWLSICRTRHPDAVMLDKKKRLEALFWRLRCEVENDLYAQAKRRFDDAASSQTLASTEPISPWVQAQRRNAPLHALSARRQRLDYATLKSEFAQGGVLVPAGRVLWLSDEELYEITNPMAFFSLPDLHPSMFADHFPAAYEEAILALS; encoded by the coding sequence ATGGAAAACCCCCCTCTTTCGCCGTTCCCAAAGGCGCATGGAATGGCTGCATGCCATGTCCAGTTACAGAGAGCGCTTCAGCAAGATGCAGCCGACTTTGACACATCTGATGTCGAGCCCCTCGAATTGCCAGGTGCTTCCGACCATGATACCAACCACGATACACCGCCGTCGAAGCCATCCATCGTGACGCCATCCACGCTCCTTGGGCCTAAGATCACCAAGCCAAGCCACATTGATATGCCGCCACCTCCCTTTGCACCTGTGTCGGCTCTTACTGTGTCGGCGCTATTGTCGCGGTCGGGCCAGGTCCATCCAATCTCAACGCACATGAGGCGTTCGGAGGATGATCTGCGCTTGTTGCGCCGGCGTATGCCGAAGCAGAACACCATTGAAGAGGAAGAGAGAAACGATGACATGGAACCAACTCACGCGGACGCGCTCATGTCCATGATGCCCTCTTTGCTTCGTGACTTTTGGTCGCAAGAACCAAGCAGCCGAAACAAAAAGGGCTATCGGGCAGGGAGGTACCATACCGGTAGTGCATTGGAAGCTATTGGTGCGCTTTTCCTGCGGCAGGATAGTGCGGGCCGACTTGACCAGCTCAGTCTGAATGAGAGCCGACATCGAGTCTCGTCTTGGCGTTGGCGTTTGCCTCTATGGATCAGACACATGGAAATCGGCCCGCTCATCTTGTTGCTGGAGAATATTCGCCGGCGTGTAGGGTCTTGGATCATTTCTAAGGAGCTTCCCCCGAGTCCAGAGCGACCTCGCTCGTTTCATGGCACAGATGATCTACCGGAGACACCACTGCTCATGCCCGGTGGCTTTATACCCGAAGACTCGGATGTCCTCATGTTGCCACCACCATTGCTCGACAACCATGGCCGGGACGCGTGGAGTTTCGAAGGTCTGTTAGGTGTGCGCCGTatgcgtgagcagctcgagcgacaACAACGCGTCGACAAGATGCTCAAATACCACCGTCCAGCGCACCGTGTCGATGCTTTCACAGCTTTTATGAATTTTGTGCGCTCTGCCAAAGCGTCTGAATCGCGCCATTATGCCCGTCATGCGCTTGTTGGACCTTCACAGGTGCAGCGTCGAACGCCGCATGGGCTGTGGAAACAGCCACTTGTTCTGTCACAGGCCAAGGCACATGTGATGGATGATCAAATGCTTCCGAGTCCTAAATCTACGAAGAGGTCTTCCCTGGAATTTCTCGACCTGGCGACGTCATCACGAAAACGCCTGAAGCCCAAGAGCGTGTTGACGGAGCAAGTAGCTCTCATGCCATCTTCGCAAGACAAGACACAAGAGGCTACGACGCTTGGTGTAATGTGGATTGTGTTGTCGTACGTATTTGTGAGCGTCGCCTTTGTTCCCGATTTTGTTGTGTTTTTCTTGGCACACTCACTCGACCTGCTCATGGATGCATTTGAGTTCTTGTCGTACATATTTTGGTTCGTGCGCTGGGTCTGGCGGAATGTGACCGGCCAGACCATTCTAGGTCGCATCATAATTGAGGCGTATGTGCTTTTCAAGAGAGAGTGGGAGTACGTTATCCGCGAGGACCATGAAGAGAGTGCGGATCGGATGCAGCGCTTTCTCGGCATCCCGCTGTTTTGCCGTCCCCGCGGTCTGAGCACATTCCAGGTCCTTCGTGGCTTCATTGAGCTTGCGTGTGTGCAGGCAGTGACTCGTGAACAGTATCAGCGAGAAGGCGCTGGTCTGATTTGCCTGGGTGTGCGCCAGGAAGTGGCCTCGAATTCCGACGTGGATAATGATGATCTTGTTGTTACGAGCCAAGGCAACGATATCCTCGAACTGTCGCGTACGCTTGGCGCTGAGACTCAGCCATGTGAGCGTACTCTATGGGAGGAAGAAGATAAAGCAGCTCTGGTGCACAATATCAAATGGGCGTCACAGCTGGCGATATCAGCCTATGGTTTGCGTGTGCTGATTGTGGATTTACCACCGGTATTTACGCCCTCGGGcaagcagctgccgagGCAAACATTTGCGCACTTGTCGCGACTCAAAACGGACGATGTTCTGCATGCTGATATCCAGACTCTTGATATGGAGGCGACCTACATGCCAACGTTTTATGTCGTACGGGACATGCGTCGCAAGGTTGTATGTGTCGCCGTGCGTGGAACACAGAGCTTTGCAGATATCGTTGTGGACCTCGACATGAAGACCGAGGACATCACAGCCAGTTTGGCGGAATGGCGCGGAATCCCGATCGATGAGGGCACTGAGCGATACGCTTATCATGCAGGTATATGGCGAGCTGCCAAGAGCCTCGTGGCGCCTGGCTCAACGTTGTTCAATAAGCTGCAGGAGACACTGACAGAGCATGAAGACTTTGGACTAGTGTTTGTGGGCCACTCGCTCGGCGGTGCTATTGCGAGTGCCGCTGCCATTTTGCTCTCGGAGTATCACATGGATGCACCAGATATCGATCCCCGCAAGGGCATGTGGCGGACCACGTCACAAGGTGGCTTTCCTGGTGGACGACCTATCCGGGCTATTACCTTTGCGCACCCATCAACTCTGTCACACACACTGAATAGACGCACATCATACGGTGTTGTGCCGCTCGTTATCAGCGTCATTCTCGGCAGTGATATTATTCCCCGCTTTGGCCACGGGCAATTACGTGAATTGCGACGCGTATTGGGCGCGTTGACAcgcgtccgtcgacgtcgaggcTTGGTGCCCACAACCATCAGCAGCCATCTCGATCACATGTCTGAAGATCAAGAACTGTCTGTACATATTGTACGCCGATTCTGGGACTGGCTCTCAATCTGCCGCACTCGGCACCCTGATGCAGTTATGCTTGATAAAAAGAAGCgactcgaggcgctgttCTGGCGGCTGCGTTGCGAAGTCGAAAATGATTTGTATGCGCAGGCTAAGCGCCGATTTGATGATGCTGCCTCAAGTCAGACGCTCGCATCCACTGAACCGATATCGCCTTGGGTCCAAGCCCAGCGGCGAAATGCACCGCTGCATGCCCTGTCTGCccggcgccagcgcctcgattATGCTACATTAAAGAGCGAATTCGCACAAGGTGGTGTCCTAGTGCCCGCCGGCCGCGTCTTGTGGCTATCTGACGAAGAACTGTATGAAATCACGAATCCCATGGCATTTTTCAGCCTCCCTGATCTACATCCATCCATGTTCGCCGATCACTTTCCTGCCGCTTACGAAGAAGCTATCTTGGCTTTGTCATAG